The genomic segment TCTTCCTTGGGAAGACGCCGGTCGAGGTCCGCGATTTTCCCGGCTTCATCTCCAACCGCGTCCTCATGCCGATGATCAACGAGGCGATCTACGCGCACTTCGAAGGAGTCGCGTCGGCCGAAGCGATCGACACCGTGATGAAGCTCGGCATGAATCATCCGATGGGTCCGCTCGAACTTGCTGACTTCATCGGGCTCGACACGTGCCTCTCGATCATGCAAGTGCTCTTCGACGGCTTCGCCGATTCGAAGTACCGGCCGTGCCCGCTCTTGAAGCAGATGGTGGCCGCGGGGCAACTCGGGCGCAAGAGCGGCCGCGGCTTTTACACCTACCCATGAACTTCAACCTCACCGACGATCAGCGGGCCGTCCGCGAGGCCGTCGCGACGTTTGCGGCGCGCGAAATCGCCCCGAATGCGGCCGCGTGGGATCGCGATCACACGTTTCCCGTTGATGTGTTCGCGGCGCTTGGCGAGATCGGCATCATGGGCATGTCGGTGTCGGAGAGATACGGCGGCGCGCAACTCGACGCGATCAGCGTCGCGATATCGATCGAAGAGATAAGCCGCGCCGACGCGGGCGTGGGCGTCACCGTGTCGGTCCATGCCGGCCTGATAACGCGCATCATCGAGCAGTTCGCGCGCGAAGCATTGCGCGAGACATACCTTCCCAAGATGTGCGCGGGAGAATGGCTCGGCGGTTTTGCGCTGACTGAAGCCGAGTCGGGATCGGATGCCAGTGCGTTGCGCACGCGCGCGGTGCGCGACGGCGACCACTATACGTTGGACGGACGCAAGCAGTGGGTCACGAACGCGGGCTTTGCAAAGGTGTTCGTCGTTTTTGCGCGCACCGGCGGACCCGGACCGAAAGGCATTTCCGCATTTCTGGTCGATCGCGAAACGCCGGGACTCATGCTCGGGAGAAAGACAGAAAAGCTCGGCATTCACTCGTCAGATACGACGGATGTCGTGCTCGAGGGCGCGCGCGTCTCGGCCGATCGCCTCTTAGGCAACGAGGGCGAGGGCTACAAGATCGCGCTCGCGAGCCTCGGCATCGGCAGGCTCGGAATCGCTGCCCAGTCCGTCGGAATTCTGGCGGCGTGCTTGGACACGGCGCAGGCCTATGCGCGGGATCGTCGACAATTCGGCGCACCGATCGGCCATTTTCAAGCCGTCGCGTTCAAGATCGCCGACATGGCGGTTGATCTCGACGCCGCGCGCTTGCTGTTGTATCGCGCGGCGTGGATGAAAGACCAAGGCATGCAAGTTCTCGATGCATCGTCCAAAGCGAAGCTTTTCGCGTCCACGGCGGCGCGAAAGCACGCCGCGGAGTGCGTGCAGGTGCTCGGCGGCTACGGCTATACAACGGAGTTTCCAGCCGAGCGCTACTACCGCGATGCAAAGATCACGGAGATTTACGAAGGCACGTCCGAGGTCCAGCGTATCCTCATCGCGCGCGAACTGCTGGGCAGATTATGATTCAAATACTGTAGGGCGGACCTTTATGGTCCGCCGGCCGACCGTAAAGGTCGGCCCCACATTATCCTAAAGGGAGCTGTCATTTGCGACTCTTAGAGTACCAAGGCAAGACGCTGTTCGCCCAAGCCGGCATTCCGACGCCGCCTGGCCACGTCGCCTCGACGGTTGAAGAAGCGGTCGCGATCATGCGCGCCAATCCGGCGCCATCGGTCGTGAAGGCGCAAGTCCTCATCGGCGGGCGCGGCAAAGCCGGCGGCATCAAGTTCTGCTCGAACGCCGACGATGTCGTCGAGCCGGCGACGGCGATCCTCGGCATGCGGATCGCGAATGCACAGAATCCGGAAGGCGAAGTCGCGCATCGCATCTGGATCGAGCAGCGCGTGGACATCGCAAAAGAGCTCTATCTCTCTATCGCGGTCGACAGGGCCAGCAAGCGGCCGATCAT from the Candidatus Eremiobacteraceae bacterium genome contains:
- a CDS encoding acyl-CoA dehydrogenase family protein codes for the protein MNFNLTDDQRAVREAVATFAAREIAPNAAAWDRDHTFPVDVFAALGEIGIMGMSVSERYGGAQLDAISVAISIEEISRADAGVGVTVSVHAGLITRIIEQFAREALRETYLPKMCAGEWLGGFALTEAESGSDASALRTRAVRDGDHYTLDGRKQWVTNAGFAKVFVVFARTGGPGPKGISAFLVDRETPGLMLGRKTEKLGIHSSDTTDVVLEGARVSADRLLGNEGEGYKIALASLGIGRLGIAAQSVGILAACLDTAQAYARDRRQFGAPIGHFQAVAFKIADMAVDLDAARLLLYRAAWMKDQGMQVLDASSKAKLFASTAARKHAAECVQVLGGYGYTTEFPAERYYRDAKITEIYEGTSEVQRILIARELLGRL